In Thunnus albacares chromosome 1, fThuAlb1.1, whole genome shotgun sequence, the DNA window CATTGTTATCTTGAGGTAGAACATTAACGTCAGCATTTGGAAGTGCTTTATGTTGGATActcgtttttttttgtttttttttttctcattttgctTCGAcaagcaggaggagagagacgaTTCTTGACATCTGAGGTAGTGCGGCACCTGATCTTGTAATTCTCTGACCAATCAGTTCCTCCGCATGTAAAGTAATTGTGAACACATGGGAAGTTAAAAGTCCCTAAAAGCTTCCCGCAACACATTCATTCCGGCTGAGGTAGGTTTTTGTTGAATCGTAAGGTTCACACAGCCAAGTCTAGTGCCTGTATGAAGGCCGAGAACtcataaaaaaatgttgatatcaCTGAAACAAAGTCCTGAGACAGAATATATCGAATCCCTGGAAGAAGGCTGAGGTCTTCTGTGAGCGAGAAGGTGGAATCATTGGTAGGTGAGAGCAGGCAGCAGGAGTCTTTGACATCCACAGAAAAGTAGAGATAAGACCAATAACTTATAACCACTTTGACATATAGGTGATaaagatatatatgtatatatatatttataaacttaaaaataaaatcatcattGTATAACAAGGACATTCTGGGGCCTCTATTCTGTGTGCTGCCCAACACCAGAAACTTAACAAAAGACCAAATGGTGAAAGTAAAGAACACTTAACTGGCCTGCCTGGCTGAAAACAGCCGTCCAACTGAAGAGAGCTCTCCAAAGCCCCAGGCCAAAAACACTCCAATATACAGTCCTAGATCCTCTAGAACCTCTTAACTTACcaataaaaaaatctttgcaCAAAAGGAAAAACTACTTTGAAAGGAAACACTTGTCAACCTGAGTGAGAGAAGAGTCTAAGTGGACACTGCAGACAGTGCCGTGTGAATTGGCCTTCATACATTGATTAGCCTTGGTCCTGCCGACCCGCTCCTGCTGCCGGAGGCTCCTGGAACTGCGTCTCAATATCCCGCTCCATGGTGAACTCGTCCAACGGTATTGTAGACAGCTGGGTGTCATTCAGCGCGTAGGAGACAAGAGATCTGTCAGACtgaaaacatatgcaaacaagagaataaaatacagttaattCATTCATAGTCAAGTTGCTTTTTTTCAACTTAAATGACAATTTCAGTGCGATTGTGGCTTCTGCTTATTCCTTGCATTGGTTTACATCAAAATAGATTTCGCAGAAAGTGTAGCATCAGTCTACACCTTTTTGGTCAAACATAGAAAAAATTAAGCTGTGTTGCTTTGTTGAGAAGATTtacctttttattgttttgctttacTGAAAAATTTCAGTTTCAATGTTGCTTTGATTTGTCATTTGGTGTCAGCAGGTTGTGACTGAGAGAAGGTGGGCTCATTGTTtaccacagagacacaaagctgtttgtcaaatgtttgttttgagaaggaaaaaaaaaagagaagtggaaaaaaagaagtaaGACATCTACCTTTGTCTTTTTGCTGAAAAAGTGATAAGGATTTCTTTCAATATATGACATCTTACATCCTGATATTTGCATTCTAGTGCAAAACACAGCTGTCAGCCTCTCATTCACAGTGTTGAATTGCTTAATTGCTTAATAATTGTAGCTCCAGCCATTGATTCTACTGGCTATAATAACACTTACACATAATAACACTCACCAAAGTAATTTCTGAAATCTCACAACATGGTGACATTGCTAAAAACATGTAAACCGGGGCATGAAACATGAACAATCAAGTGATCATGCAGGTTGTAAAGAGGCAGAAGTGAAAGGGAGCACACCCGTGATGTGGCTAACAACCCCTTATTGCATAGGAAAACTATGAAAAAGTCAAAGCTGTTTTACTGTTGGCCTTCGTTTTCTCTTCCACATAAACCTAATTAACCTGCAGGTTTGTTCTCAACCTGTACAACTATCTTCCCACACATGCTTGATGTGTTCAATGACTTCAGTAATTTCTTTGGTGAATACAATGTCCATAGAACTGAAGGCCAGATCTATGAAAATAAACCCGACgttttaatgaactgaagtttcttttaaaatatgttcattcatattgtgtttatgtgaaaaGGTGCCCCAGTTAATGGTGAAATGATTGAAAATGCTGTTCCAGCGTTCTTACTATCAGGACTCACCATGCATGTATCTTGTGTGTTGGGTTGAGTGAAAAGTCTCTCGAGCTCGTTGCTGTCGACCACTTTCTTCCCCGCTGCACTGCCGTTgacctccatctctctcctggCGGCCCCGTTCAGCCCGGAGACCCCCTGGGAAGAGGTAGAGGATTCTAGCACCGCGCTGTGCCCTGCCTCGGGGGTGGCCTGAACCGTCTTACACATCATTAACCTGAAGATTACAggacacaggaacacacacgcAGAAAACACTTGTCAGCTACATACACGACCGACCGACACTAACCCCAACAACGATTATCGGTAAGTTCAGATCACGTCTATACACACCTGCCCCGGTAACTGAAGACGAGGAAGAGCACACAGAAGACGATGCAGGTGACTCCGATGTGTATGCCGATAATGATGCCTGTAGTGGATGTTTTGCTCTGTTCGTCTTTCACACAGTCACATGGGATGTCCAACACTGTGGAGATACAGCACACATCAAACAGATCTGCTGAGGTACgcacaaacaagaaacaaagtttgtgtgtatgcctgTGACAGAGTGTATGAGTCACATGAATGGTCAGCTTGACTTTGACAACAGATGACATTTCTGACCCAGTGAGAACCATTAAACTTTGATGCACTGGGGCGATGTGCAGCAGTGTGTGGCTGTGTCGGGTAATCACCAGATTTCTCCACCGCCTCCCGAAGTGAAACAAATCGCATGGTGGCGTTGCCATCTCCGTGTTGGTTGTATGCAAGTAGTTTTATTTCATAGACCAGTGAGGAAtctgaacaaaagaaaagacagaaagaaatattcagataatGAGTGAAGCACAGACTCAAATCTGGTTTCTTCAATGAAGATAACAGTGAagattaaaacaattaaaaaaaacagtctgtcaGTCTTTGAAAACGACTCGTCTCACCAAGCTGAGTGATGTTGTACTGGGTGATGTTGCGAGGTAGGATGATGGGACCGGTGAACTGTGGTGTGTGGGCTCTTCTGTAATACAGTCTGAAGCCTTGGTGTTGACCCATCTTAGAGGAAGCCTCCCACATTGCTTGCACAACGCTACTGTTCACCACCTTGGTGTAGAGGGAAGGAGGCGCTGGCACTGCAACACAATACAGACCGTCAAAAAAAGCTGGTTTGACAACATGAAAATAGAAGTAGCTTCTTGAAAGTGGGAATTATTACATTTCAGGAGCAAAAACATATAAAGGAAACAAGAATTTTAAATGTTACCCAATAAAATTTGGAAAGTTTGTAATTTTTGTCTCATAATTGACAAAACTCTTGTTATCAAGATTTTGTTTAGGTGTTATGAGGTGCTAAAGTTAACTtgttaaaagagaaaacaagttAGACTTAATCTAATCAAAATGTACGCTCCAAAATACGCTTTATTTCATTAAAGCAATGAAAGCATATTAATTTAAGGATGCTCTGCAATatataaaaactcaaaaaagcAACCACCCAAAATGTGCATCTCTCTCGCAAATTTCCACACGTTAACCACTGCTATCTATAAtagatgttttgtgtgtgttctgcttCCAGCTCTCACCCTCCCCATGAGTGCTCTCGGTAACACTGGCTGATGGTTTGCTGGCCCCGTGGGATGTGTAGGCCTTGACGTAGAAGGTGTAACTGGTGGAAGGCTCCAGATCTCTGATGTTTTGCTGCAGTGTCAACTTACTGACAGCCTCCTCATACTCCATCTCTGCTGGGTCTGAGGGAGAAAGTGGAATACAGTGAGGTGAAGGTGAAGAGGAAGTAAGAGGAAGATGAAGTGAGAGTGGAAAGAAATGAGAGACAGAAATGGAAcagacatgaataaaaaaaaaaagacatcaggGATAAGAGGTGGAAAAGGCATtgaagtggtggaaaataaGAACAAGAGAGGAAACgataaataaaatctgtttctaTCATCATTTTATGGTTATTGCCCATTTCACTGGTTTTATCAGGGCAATTCTGTTAGGTAATAGATAATCTAGTTTAGCCCTAGGAGCCTCAATGACAATGGTCAGGTGAATTGCAGGGGTGGAGTGAGGAGATGGAGGCGTTAAAAAGGGGAGTTACAAAGGATGTGTTATAGCATTTTATTGCTCTTAATCCAGAGACATCCAACCATAACCACCGCCAGCCCTCAACCCATTGGGCCACGCCATCTTGGAAGTGTAATCACAGCAGACCCTATTGGTTGGCCCCCGGGGCCCTTAATTACCCAACCAATTGAACTACTGAGGAGATCAGCAGCTGGCGCAAGGAAGCTcttactaacacacacatacacacacacacttttgtgcacgcatgcacacactcagacacactcacagtTGCCTTAAGCCATGAACTAACATACTGCATGAACGTAAAAAAGCATGCAGAGGGAGCATTGTGCCAATATTGTCTACACATATGGACCTCAAAgcaaaaaatctgaaattatttttattatgttgaGTGCTACACTTGTATTGAAGCACTGAACATGCTTTTAGTTGTTTGTTGGGAAAGATGCATTTCCAGTGTTGACATCCAGCTATTGTTCCTGTGGAATCTGAAAGCACTTATTGTACTCTGgaaaaagcatctgccaaatgccTACATTGTAAATGCAATGGCAAACACAATGAACAACATAGTTTTTGTAGTTTCTATATTCTGAAACTATAAATGATGATCATCACTGCCAGTTATTGTTATCAATAGTGTATAGATATTGTATTTATGCAGGTGCTCCATCATCTATTGTAGTTTATATATGCAGAAAGTTACAGATTTCTGATTTAACATCTGCTGCATATTTGAATTTTCAATGTCTGGCTTCCACCTCTCCTCATCCCATTTTATGTGACATGAAATCCATGCAGCGTATTGAATCAGTCTCTATTCATTGAGAACATGTTAGCAATGAATATGCATAACATCTGAATCATCAGTGCGTCCTAACCTGAGGTCCTGCGGATGTGGAGCACATAACCGATGATGTCCTGAGTGTTCTGCTCGGGCTCCCTCCAGGACACCTGGATGGTGGTGGGTGAGAGCGCCTCAGCCTGCACGTGGACAGGCACACCAGGCAGGCCGTCAGCCCAGAGCACCGTGAGGCGTGCACTGGCCTGTGTGGAGCCGGCGCTGTTCTCTGCGATACACTGGTAGATAGCCTCGTCGTCCTGGCTGATGCTATATATCGTCAGTGTGCTgtgagagaagaggaggtggaACAAGGAAGGGGGTGAAGAAGGACAGGAAAAAGAGGGTGTAAAGGAGAGGAAATACGCAAATAGTTTAGTTTCTCTGACGCCAACATGATGGAACATAACAGTTGATTGTATAGCATTGCAGCCTGaaaatttgcattttatatGAGATTTCCAAAGCGCTGCAATTTACAGAGAATGTGCTAACAAGTAGAAACAGTAGAAGTGTCAGTGccactaatgaaaacatttagGAGAAGTACTTATTGTGTCAGTGTTATATCATTGTTTCATAGTTATATTCATCTTTCCACACTTTAAACTGGCTTTTACTAATAACACTACACCTTCACCTTTGCACCATGACCACCCACCATCCAAATATAGCACGGTGCTGTAGGACCACCTGAAGCAGAAATGCCATCTCACCTTATAGAATAGCTCTTAGTTGACTTGTACTTTAATTGCATTCAAGATTAATGGTAGTTTATGTCAAATAGGCCACACCTATTAAAAAACTGGCAACCAATTATAGGACAGAAACTCGAACTTCGAATGCATTATGCACCTAATTTGGTAGTTGAAATGTTTAGGAGGCTTGTTGTgacaatatgtaaaatacaggAAAATCTGTAAGCAGAAATGGCTTGTACTGGTAGATTTGTCTTGAATAAAcaattctgtgaaaaaaaatcatgtttcaaGAGACAGTACTTAATACTAATGTACTAATAATACAATATTAGCActtaaataaatgcaaatagcAAAGACAATGAATGAGAAACATGTTAAGTGTGTGAACAGCACAGCATACTGTGTTCAACTGTGTGTATTGAGGCTATTCAGCAAACtttcaggagcaggaccacacctcaaTTACGCCACTTCCGGCATTCCCATAAATACCACCTAACCCTCTCCGCTTCTTCCGCTCTCGTGTTCTGcgcccctccctcccaccctatttctctcttcctgtttcttcatGATTCTTCCTCTTATTCGTAGGGTCCTGAGGGGGTCCGCTGTTGCCCGGGTGCTGCAGGAGATTCCCTGTAAGCTTCCCCACAACACAGTCAGCAACTGGAAGAACTATGCACATTAAttgttttcctcaataaatcatCCAAACGCATCTCATTGATGGtgtggtccttgctagtgaatgtgtgtgtgtgtgtgtgtgggttttgaGTGAGAGACAGCAGCAGTATTGTGTGTGGAGGATCTTCACTCATGCACAGCACATACTTTCAAACTGATTTGTCTTCTACTGGAACTCCCGTCGCAGTGGATAAatctatttcagtgtttcaaaaaatgtaatttgccTACATCAGTAAAACCTttcatctctcacacacatatatgcacacacacacacacacacacacacacacacacacacacatgcaacctCCTACACAAAGAAAATCCTTTATCTCAATGCTTTGACTTCTCCTTTTTCCAGCCATTGCTCCTCTCCGGTGTACCTCCACCACTCTCTGCTCTTTGTCCCCATCTGTCTATCTTTGGTTCTCTTTCTTCACCCCTCCTACCTGGTCTGTcttctgcactgtgtgtgtatgtgtgtgtgcattttgagTAGGTGTTATTAGACTAGAATACATGCTCTCTTCTCATTGTGTTTGTCCTGAGgcaaaaggaaaaataaaacatttaacatacTATGGAAATGAGGCCCTGTGGTGTAAAACATTTCTTCATTCCAAGGCCATTTCTACTGTATTTAAGTTAATATGTGCAGGAGAAAagtgagaacacacacataatgaatACCCTGGGATTATAGAGAGGCTTTAGTTGTAGCTGTCCATTTTCCCTGCTTCAAAATGGTGAAGCCCTTGGTTATGGCATTTTAAGAGAtcagaaacatttttcaaatggAGGGACGAAACCCTCCTGGCCTCTGGTTCTCATGCTGTGCTTTAAGTTGAAACACTGGAATTGAATGCCGCGGGAGTTCAACATATCCTGCAGCATCCTGCTATAATCTGTCACTTGGAGTTTGTAAGCACCTGTCTGTCAGATTGTCATctttctttgacagacaggttGGACCCTTGGtgtattaaatcattttttttgccaGCATGATTCTGTGAGGAAAAGCACGCACTGTATTGAAAGAGAAGCATGTCAGACTTGTGCTGTATATGTGGTCTGTCACTTGCACCTTCTGGACCTGTGAAATGGGACATGCAGAAAGTGGCATTTCAGCTCAACAGACAGCGCTGACCTCGCACCCACCTTGCCGTGGTTTGTAAGGATGGATTTGTAAGGACAGGGGAGAGCTCTTCTGGGTCAGCGGGCAGGATGGAGGAGTGAATTattccatttcttttttaaaattgatgtGGTGGGATACAATTACTGTACGTCTCTAATCTGGGTCAGAATAGGCTGCAAAGGTGGAAGAGTCATTATTCTCTCCGGTCTGCCAGGTGGATTCAATCTGGATAATTATCAGGTCAAAGAGGCCCTCTGTAGGTCACCCGCTCTGAGCCAATctcacctttgacctctgagGTGGCAGCAGTCGCCAACCCTCAGCTTGCTACTCAACCATCACATTTCTGACAGCCTTTCATATCAGCGATGGATGGAGTGTTTGCAGACAAGCAGCCTGACCAGACGCCACGGACGCAGCAAAGAGGCCCCCAGGGACACACTACCCGATGCCACCAAACCTGGATGGGCCCCTTGGAGTGTGTGAAGGGAATTCAGGAGAAATTTCACAAGACATTGCTTGTTTCAGTAGGTACAGTGGTGTCCAACTGTATGTATGCACACTCACGTGCATGAACGCacacatatttactgtacattcattcaaattcaaaacactttatttgtCCCCGAGGGGCGACTTTCAGAAATGATGCTCATGCATCATTGCATGCATCATTTCTACATATTCAGCCACATACACATAGACTGATCCTGTCGACCTGTAGCTTATGAAATTCCACACCTCCTGGCAAAAACTCTTTAGTGGTTTCAGCAATTCAGAGTATCAGAATATATGAAAGAGCAAGAGACAAAGAATCCTAAAAGATACCGACTTCTTTGTGTAATTGCAGCCATTTGGtttataattttaaatgtatctcTTCCCAGTTGGCTTGTATTCATGAACTGAATacgattttctttttttgttgtaaataatCACAGGAGGGTGCTGCATTTTAAGTGTTGTTGTCGGCAAGATTctcagttttggtttgatcttgGCACTATCTTTGGTGTTAACTGTGGTGTTTTTTGACACTTCCTAGAGATAATTTGGCAGTCAAGGAGTGTTGGTGTGCCTGTGTTTGAAGTAggtgttactgttgctgtgGCTGTGAATGTAAACCACATTCCTCTCTGTTCCTGGATACTCAGGAAAAACAGACCGGATGGTGGATGTTTAGAGGAATTGGGTTTAAATTGAATCACAACTGAATTGAATCAATCAAAGACTGAGAAgaacaaaatatacatttaatcaTGGAATTTGCAAGTTTTATTTAAGAAAGTACTTAACAAAGTAGGGAATTGTATTTATGAAGTTCTTTATCtttagaaacttttttttcattttattttcattttaattctcTGTTACAAAGATTACCAACTGACACCCTGTTCAATGGACCactatttaatttttgtttaaTCACTTAGAGTTATTCTGATGAAATAGCTTGGTCTCTAGTTTTAGAGTAGATCAATCTACATCAACATGCAACAGTGAAGCAGGGCCACCAAAGAGCCATACAATATGTGAGGAAACCAGATGGATGGAACCAGTgaatgagaaagaagaagagatttgGGGATTCGGGAGGTATATGACCTGAATTCGAGCTGTTTGCTTGTCTAACATGAGGTCCAAAGCCAAGCTGTCCTGTCCTGACAGGTTGACACCATCATTTACTCATCAGTTCAAGGTCATTTCACAGATTGATGGATAAGGCTATGGGCCAGGGGAGTGGCTGACAGTGGGGCCTTGGGCCTGTTGTTGAGCTGCGGAGGCTGTGTTTACTCTCCGTTGTCTCTGAGCAGCACCCCATCAAAAGCCAGCGTGGCCATTCTGGATCCAAcgagagggaaagggggaaaaaaacatgggGACAAAGAGAgaacaggaggaagaggtggggaagggggaggggaggagcgATGAGCTGTCTTTGGCCTGAGAGGAGGGAAGGGCCCAGGGATATGACTGATTACAGGCGGGGTCAGAGTTCAAGGCCAATGCCCAGGCCCCAGCTCTCTGTAATGGGGGCAGGAAGGGGGATGTGGGGCACAGAGAGGGGCTGCAAACAAGAAAGGCAGGTCTTGGTGAAAGAaagtgggggggtgggggggaagaagaaaagaaaaaaagacccTTTGAAAGGATTCTGCAACGAAATGTCCAGGTTTGTGTGGTAGCCTGTTCCTTCAGATGTTGGCCATTAATTATAAAACACACCACGGCACTAGCACACACTTTAGCCCTGTTCCTTTCTTTATCCTATAACTctttacacacaaatataaaaggATCATACgtttttcaaactgtttttataatttttgttAAGCAGAAAGAGAGCGAATAGGAAAAATGCTCAGGGGATGTTCTCACCAGGGAGATTTACGACAAGACATTCTGGCTTTCAACCTCAGCATTATTACACTTTCTGATGTGAGATCACAGCTTGTATGTGTTGGATGGTTAAACATGCCAGCTTTAGAGACTAAAGAGTGAGGCTGGTCCTTAGACATAATTAGCAGCAGCTCTAACAGAGGCTTCAAATAGCCCCGATACACGTTTTACAGGAGCCTGGTCAGAAAACACTGATAATGAATAGGGCAACAATAATCCTCGcaatgtgtgcgtgtttgtgtctGAGCGCGTGCACAAgcactgcaggtgtgtgtatcAAGATTTGTTGAGATGTGACGGTGAGAGCTTCACCCTCAGAGGGCCACGTCTTTTTACACAAGCAGCCAATCAGGTCGTCAGATctcacatcatcacatcacatacAGCATTTCGCATAGCTTTgtcttctctttgtgtgttaAGTGCGTGTGTGGATAAAGTGTAAAGGGCAACATGTTTGTGAATTTTTATGTTTGATTATGTGTGCGCACAAAGTGAATGATGGAATGCACCATGGGGCTATTTGTGCACATACAGGCTCACTTGCTTTTTGattaatgtgtgtgcatgcgtgtgtgtgaatgaaatgtACAATCGATTCCCCTTCCTTCCCTTGTCCGATTTGCTGTTGAAGGTCAGCGTCATGAGAGATGGCTGAGGGGAgaaacctctgtgtgtgtacatttttacacaaacacacacacactcatacccAGCGCACACATTAATTAAAATCTATCTGCTAGGTATGTTACATTCACTGTAGATCCAAGCTTCTCCTATCAGATAGAGtatgtatatctgtatatatatatagagataTGAGAATAGAAGCATTGTACTGCCTGGAGCAGTTGAATATAATTTGCATATTCCTTTTGTTTTGGCTTGTTTCAGAAGGTAAAATACCCTGTGCCATATAATTTTCCATCTATTCAGGATCTCCACTACAGAATGAAAACATATACGCCACATAGCTGAGGTTAAAGGCCTTCTAAACTTTCGGTAAAACTCATCTCTCTATGAATTTTCCAACTTTGTTTccaaaaaattacattaaaatccATTTTGTAGGAAACATACAGTTATGCCACctggattatgttttttttattaacagaaTGATATATCACCCTCCTTTTTATATTGAACATAACTGTCCACTGGCCACACAAAATGTTGATACGAACATGCAGCAAAAAAtgaagttgaaatatttcatttgtttttacaatatCCAATTGAGGCAATTGAACATGATCTTGAGTGAATCCAAGCAGTTTATGAACATCCCAAAATGTTATCAGGTGCATAAGCTTAACAAAAGACgtgatgttttatgttcaaGCAACTGAGAACACTTGGTTAAGCTTATGGAAAGACCAGAGTTTTGGTAAATCATTGAAAACATCAATGTTCCCTGCtttgtgcttcaagtcactgtttacttttttcaatatttaaccaaaaccatgatctttccttaacccATTGTTTTCATAGTCTAAACTTAACAACACGAGGGACGCAGGATGTGAATCTTGGTCTCTGGTCTCAAAGTCTTGTATGATGTTTGCAACCAACAACCAACCTATGTCCTCCCTATGACTTCTGTGACATATTTGAACTTCACACTTCCTgaattggaaaaaaatgttgcgaatagaactgaaacaattagtcaatcaagATATAAAGTATTGGCAACAagtgctttttgttatttttaagcaaaaaaattAAGCAAAAAAGTTTACTGGTTCTAGCTTTACAAACAtgattatttgctgtttttttttctttgtcttctatgatagtaaactgaatatattattattatatatttggATTGTTGGCAATCTAAATGAATCAACTTTGGGAACTTATGATGTAAAGTTTTTACaaatttttgatgttttatagaccaaaaaacgaactgattaatcaagaaaataatcatcaggtaattaatgatggaaaatgattgttagctgcagccttAGTTGTAAGTAAGAGCTTTTTACATCCATAGTACTCTAAGATACTTAACCAGACACTGTGATAATGAATCTGATTTTAATGTCTTCCATCTACCTTCCTCACAGTTCAGCTACACAGTGCAAATCCTTAAGATGCACATCAAGCTGCTCTGTTCTCTAAATGGCTGACTGCATTTCCTGGTCAACTAGCTGACTTTATGAGCTAATTAGCTAATGGTAGATCTCAAGCTGAGGCCTGCCTCCTtaaccaatcacagagcagGGTTTGTGATGCATGAGATCCATATTACAGCAGGTCATACACTAATGGTGGCAAGTGGAAACGATGTGATGCTCTGACTCCcgctctgtctttttctctctctcctcatttgtTCTTCCTGCCGACTCATCATTTCTCTTTTGACCACCCCgttcatttttctctcattttttattatttttttattaacatcCAAGTCTGGCCTCTCATttgtttcctccctctcttctttcctcctttGTTAGTGCCTCACTCCATCTCTCTGACTAATATAGACTGGTGGAAGCAAGTGTGAGCGGAGCAGTCTGTGTGAGCGATGGAGGTGTCTGCTCCCTTCACTCACTGCATCGGAGGGCAAGTATCGATTTTTCTGGTGCATATTTAATGTGTTCActtcatatttctcttttatgaATAATAACAACATGCACGGCTGGTTGGCTGCCAGGGTCAACTGGAAAAATTGAACTTTACGTGTGCAGTAATGCATAACAGAATTTACTCAAGAACCCATTTGCTGGATGGACAGAGTGTAGCGGTTTACGGTCATACACCCAGCAGTATTAACAGCAGGCTGGACacttatgttttattcttttccaGTAATGCCTTGAAACCATGGGCAGGAAAACAATAGAACAAGAGACTTGGCCATGATATGTTGTAAGCCATTATTCTGTTCATGCTCAGCCTTTATGAGATGTTATTCAGCTCAATTTATCAACTTTCCCATGAACTTCAATCAAGATTATTACAACAGAGTTAATTCCCTTAAGTAATAATAAAACCCAGAGCAGGGAAGCATAACCAATGTGCAATTAATCCTCTAAATTATCTTTGGGATGTTTCCGAGATGCTACATAGAGTAACTCAATAAAACAGCCGCTGCAACATGCAGCTTTTACAGCGCTAGGTGCTGAGAATGGTAAGTAACAGAGCTGGTAGCTGGGTCC includes these proteins:
- the igdcc3 gene encoding immunoglobulin superfamily DCC subclass member 3 produces the protein MASTRRRRLVPCFLGILLNALIGVTCEAELSFTLEPSDIIAVQKQPLMLHCQVDGIPPITTQWRHNGLLLTQDQHHTTFINGSLLIAYFLKTKSDGSSDEGDYECVAQNSFGLVVSRKARVQAATMADFHVQPESVHAEESGIARFQCQIHGLPEPVISWEKDGRPVDTKDERYTLLPTGVLQITGVREEDSGKFCCVAHNSAGVKHSTEALLTVSGSQSSVYKEPVILVGPENLTLTVHQTAILECVATGYPRPIVSWSRLDGRPIGVEGIQVLGTGNLMISDVGVQHSGVYVCAANKPGTRVRRTAQGRLVVQAPAEFIQPPQSIARPVGTTAIFTCQAQGEPEPQLTWLKNGQILEPGGHVKLRNNNNTLTIYSISQDDEAIYQCIAENSAGSTQASARLTVLWADGLPGVPVHVQAEALSPTTIQVSWREPEQNTQDIIGYVLHIRRTSDPAEMEYEEAVSKLTLQQNIRDLEPSTSYTFYVKAYTSHGASKPSASVTESTHGEVPAPPSLYTKVVNSSVVQAMWEASSKMGQHQGFRLYYRRAHTPQFTGPIILPRNITQYNITQLDSSLVYEIKLLAYNQHGDGNATMRFVSLREAVEKSVLDIPCDCVKDEQSKTSTTGIIIGIHIGVTCIVFCVLFLVFSYRGRLMMCKTVQATPEAGHSAVLESSTSSQGVSGLNGAARREMEVNGSAAGKKVVDSNELERLFTQPNTQDTCMSDRSLVSYALNDTQLSTIPLDEFTMERDIETQFQEPPAAGAGRQDQG